The Sphingomonas sanxanigenens DSM 19645 = NX02 genome includes a region encoding these proteins:
- a CDS encoding amidohydrolase has protein sequence MRRLAGTAAAAAALLLASPAYADGMIDNVNGITLDAEGKVVRFTGIVIDREGKVGKLLKRGDKRPRDKQLDWKRDGQGATLLPGMIDSHAHILPMGFAALSLDLSDTTSLAEAQAKIATYARENPARPWILGTGWNQERWGLGRFPTAAELDAAAGDKPVWLSRVDGHAGWANSAAMRAAGVTAGTAAPAGGRIEKAGSQPSGIFVDEAMMLVEKAVPAPLPRDRDNALMKAQQMLLANGVTTIADMGTSLDDWMALRRAGDTGQLRLRVLSYAAGTDVMQTIGGSGPTPWLYFDKLRLVGVKLWLDGALGSRGAALKAPYADAPGERGLQMLDETKLRNLISRASMDRYQIAGHAIGDAANAQLLGAIEELSGDFPGDLRWRIEHAQIIDPADIPRFARQGIIASMQPIHQTSDRTMAEARLGPDRLGGAYAWQSILRAGGRLAFGSDAPVETSNVFEGLYAAITRQGTDGQPAGGWHPAERLSREQALAAYTTGGAWAGFAEDRIGSLLPGHRADFILVDRDPLTVAPEALRQTKVSETWVGGYRQYPRDAAPAAATPAARRQ, from the coding sequence ATGAGGCGGCTGGCCGGGACGGCCGCGGCAGCGGCCGCGCTTCTGCTGGCATCGCCCGCCTATGCCGACGGCATGATCGACAATGTTAACGGCATCACCCTCGATGCCGAGGGCAAGGTGGTGCGCTTCACCGGCATCGTCATCGATCGCGAGGGCAAGGTCGGCAAGCTGCTCAAGCGCGGCGACAAGCGCCCGCGCGACAAGCAGCTCGACTGGAAACGCGACGGCCAGGGCGCGACGCTGCTGCCGGGCATGATCGATTCGCATGCCCATATCCTGCCGATGGGCTTCGCGGCGCTGTCGCTCGACCTGTCGGACACAACATCGCTCGCCGAGGCGCAGGCGAAGATCGCCACCTATGCCAGGGAGAACCCCGCCCGCCCATGGATCCTCGGTACGGGCTGGAACCAGGAACGCTGGGGCCTGGGCCGCTTTCCGACCGCCGCCGAACTGGATGCGGCGGCCGGCGACAAGCCGGTCTGGCTGAGCCGCGTCGATGGCCATGCCGGTTGGGCGAACAGCGCGGCGATGCGCGCGGCGGGCGTGACCGCCGGTACCGCAGCCCCCGCCGGCGGCCGCATCGAGAAGGCGGGCAGCCAGCCTTCGGGCATCTTCGTCGACGAGGCGATGATGCTCGTCGAGAAGGCGGTGCCGGCACCGCTCCCGCGCGACCGCGACAATGCGCTGATGAAGGCGCAGCAGATGCTGCTCGCCAATGGCGTCACGACCATCGCCGACATGGGCACCTCGCTCGACGACTGGATGGCGCTGCGCCGCGCCGGTGACACCGGCCAGCTCCGCCTGCGCGTGCTCTCCTACGCCGCGGGCACGGACGTGATGCAGACGATCGGCGGCAGCGGCCCGACGCCTTGGCTCTATTTCGACAAGCTGCGGCTGGTGGGCGTCAAGCTCTGGCTGGATGGCGCGCTCGGTTCGCGCGGGGCCGCGCTCAAGGCCCCCTATGCCGATGCGCCGGGCGAGCGCGGGCTGCAGATGCTGGACGAGACCAAGCTTCGCAACCTGATCAGCCGCGCGTCGATGGACCGTTACCAGATCGCCGGCCACGCGATCGGCGACGCCGCCAACGCGCAGCTGCTCGGCGCGATCGAGGAGCTGAGCGGCGATTTCCCCGGCGACCTGCGCTGGCGCATCGAACATGCCCAGATCATCGACCCCGCAGACATCCCGCGCTTCGCCAGGCAGGGCATCATCGCCTCGATGCAGCCGATCCACCAGACGAGCGACCGGACGATGGCGGAAGCACGGCTCGGCCCCGACCGGCTGGGCGGCGCCTATGCCTGGCAGTCGATCCTGCGCGCCGGCGGCCGGCTGGCGTTCGGATCGGACGCGCCGGTCGAGACCTCCAACGTGTTCGAGGGGCTCTATGCCGCGATCACCCGCCAGGGCACGGACGGGCAGCCCGCAGGCGGCTGGCACCCCGCAGAGCGGCTGAGCCGCGAACAGGCGCTGGCGGCCTATACGACCGGCGGCGCCTGGGCGGGCTTCGCCGAGGATCGGATCGGCTCGCTGCTGCCCGGCCACCGCGCCGACTTCATCCTCGTCGATCGCGATCCGCTGACCGTCGCCCCTGAGGCGCTGCGCCAGACGAAGGTCAGCGAGACGTGGGTCGGCGGCTACCGGCAATATCCGCGCGACGCTGCGCCTGCGGCCGCTACCCCGGCGGCCAGGCGGCAATGA
- a CDS encoding threonine ammonia-lyase — protein sequence MASIVQLEPQATDLPVTLEDVRAAHARIAPSIVRTPTLFSQTLSKLTGANVWLKFENLQFTAAYKERGALNRLLLMGEAERRKGVIAASAGNHAQGLAYHATRLGIPSTIVMPELTPTVKVTQTEGHGANVILHGETFDAAYAHARQLETERGLTFVHPFDEPDVVAGQGTVALEMLEDVPAIDTLAIPIGGGGLLSGCGVAARGLKPDMMLVGIQAELYPSTYAALKQLDLPCEGDTLAEGIAVKEPGHLTRRMVAQLVDDVVLVNERRLEESVSLLLQIEKTVVEGAGAAGLAALLTYPEMFRGRNVGIVLTGGNIDTRLLANVLLRDLARSGRLARLRVRLQDRPGALFHVARIFDEQRVNIIEVYHQRVFTTLPAKGLITDIECETRDSAHLDRLIAALRAGGYEVSPVELA from the coding sequence ATGGCAAGCATCGTACAGCTCGAACCGCAGGCCACAGACCTGCCCGTGACCCTCGAAGACGTGCGCGCGGCGCATGCGAGGATTGCGCCTTCGATCGTACGCACCCCGACCTTGTTCAGCCAGACGCTGTCGAAGCTGACCGGCGCGAATGTGTGGCTGAAGTTCGAAAACCTGCAGTTCACCGCCGCCTACAAGGAACGCGGCGCGCTGAACCGGCTGCTGCTGATGGGTGAGGCGGAACGCCGCAAGGGCGTGATCGCCGCCTCCGCCGGCAACCATGCGCAGGGCCTCGCCTATCACGCGACGCGACTCGGCATCCCCTCCACGATCGTGATGCCCGAGCTCACCCCCACGGTGAAGGTGACGCAGACCGAGGGGCATGGCGCGAACGTGATCCTCCACGGCGAAACCTTCGATGCCGCCTACGCCCACGCCCGGCAGCTGGAGACCGAGCGCGGACTGACCTTCGTCCACCCGTTCGACGAGCCCGATGTCGTCGCGGGCCAGGGCACGGTGGCGCTGGAAATGCTGGAGGATGTGCCGGCGATCGACACGCTGGCGATCCCGATCGGCGGCGGCGGGCTGCTTTCGGGCTGCGGTGTCGCCGCGCGCGGGCTGAAGCCGGATATGATGCTCGTCGGCATCCAGGCGGAACTCTATCCGTCCACCTATGCCGCGCTGAAGCAGCTCGACTTGCCGTGCGAGGGCGATACGCTGGCGGAAGGCATCGCGGTCAAGGAGCCGGGCCATCTCACCCGTCGCATGGTCGCGCAGCTCGTCGACGATGTCGTGCTGGTCAACGAACGGCGGCTGGAGGAATCTGTCAGCCTGCTGCTGCAGATCGAGAAGACCGTGGTCGAGGGCGCCGGTGCCGCAGGCCTCGCCGCGCTGCTGACCTATCCGGAGATGTTCCGCGGCCGCAATGTCGGCATCGTGCTGACGGGCGGCAATATCGACACGCGGCTGCTGGCCAATGTGCTGCTGCGCGATCTTGCCCGATCGGGCCGACTCGCCCGCCTGCGCGTGCGGCTGCAGGACCGCCCGGGCGCCCTGTTCCACGTCGCGCGGATCTTCGACGAGCAGCGCGTGAACATCATCGAGGTCTATCACCAGCGCGTGTTCACGACCTTGCCGGCCAAGGGCCTGATCACCGATATCGAGTGCGAAACGCGCGATTCCGCGCATCTCGACCGGTTGATCGCCGCGTTGCGCGCCGGCGGTTACGAGGTAAGCCCGGTCGAACTCGCCTGA
- a CDS encoding NAD(P)-dependent oxidoreductase — translation MAKVAFIGLGVMGAPMAGHLAKAGHEVTVYNRSSAKADAWVERHGGSKAATPQEAARDRDAVIACVGNDDDLAAVTIGQQGAFRVMKRGAVFIDHTTVSARIARQLAVEAKDLGIHSVDAPVSGGQAGAENGTLSIMCGAQPAAFEAARPYMTAYGARIVHVGPPGAGQTTKMVNQIAIAGAVQGVAEALHFAQHADLDLDKVFEAISGGAASSWQMVNRWKTMAEDRFDFGFAVDWMRKDLGLTLEEARTNGASLPVAALVDQFYAELQAAGGGRLDTSSLVRRLPK, via the coding sequence ATGGCGAAAGTAGCATTCATCGGGCTGGGCGTCATGGGCGCGCCCATGGCAGGGCATCTTGCGAAGGCGGGGCATGAGGTGACCGTCTACAACCGGTCTTCGGCCAAGGCCGACGCCTGGGTGGAGCGCCATGGCGGCAGCAAGGCGGCGACCCCGCAGGAGGCCGCGCGCGATCGCGATGCGGTGATCGCCTGCGTCGGCAACGACGACGATCTCGCCGCCGTCACCATCGGCCAGCAGGGTGCATTCCGCGTGATGAAGCGCGGCGCCGTGTTCATCGATCACACCACCGTCTCCGCGCGCATCGCCCGCCAGCTCGCCGTCGAGGCGAAGGATCTCGGTATTCACAGCGTCGATGCCCCCGTTTCGGGCGGCCAGGCCGGTGCCGAGAACGGCACGCTTTCGATCATGTGCGGCGCGCAGCCCGCCGCGTTCGAGGCGGCACGGCCCTATATGACCGCCTATGGCGCGCGCATCGTCCATGTCGGCCCGCCGGGTGCCGGGCAGACCACCAAGATGGTCAACCAGATCGCGATCGCGGGCGCGGTCCAGGGCGTGGCCGAAGCGCTGCATTTCGCGCAGCATGCCGATCTCGACCTCGACAAGGTGTTCGAGGCGATCTCGGGCGGCGCCGCATCGAGCTGGCAGATGGTCAATCGCTGGAAGACGATGGCGGAGGACCGTTTCGACTTCGGTTTCGCGGTGGACTGGATGCGCAAGGATCTCGGGCTGACGCTGGAGGAGGCGCGGACCAATGGCGCCAGCCTGCCGGTGGCGGCGCTGGTCGACCAATTCTATGCCGAGTTGCAGGCGGCCGGCGGCGGCCGGCTCGACACCAGCTCGCTCGTGCGCAGGCTGCCCAAATGA
- a CDS encoding transglutaminase family protein: protein MRLTIDHRSRYSFSEPQARIVQMLRVTPQDHGGQTVAGWRIDIDQDCRLREGRDGFGNITTMLYIDGPLTEFAISVHGEVLTEACGGRVSGAPDPLPPLVYTRQTALTRADTAIEALAREGGAPEAISRLVQGRARLFKSRPVLGRTAAQTLAEGQGTARDIAHLFASAVRVAGYPARFVAGHCLAFSSGPAARPHSWVEVLIDDEWIAFDPCVGARAEVDYVRVAAGLDASDATPISGAREGGGIEMLDVDVDVEVEDAGQARQQQS, encoded by the coding sequence ATGCGTCTCACCATCGATCACCGCTCCCGTTACAGCTTCAGCGAGCCGCAGGCGCGCATCGTCCAGATGCTGCGCGTCACGCCGCAGGATCATGGCGGCCAGACCGTCGCCGGCTGGCGCATCGACATCGATCAGGATTGCCGCCTGCGCGAGGGACGCGACGGGTTCGGCAACATCACGACGATGCTTTATATCGATGGACCGCTGACCGAGTTCGCGATCAGCGTCCATGGCGAGGTGCTGACCGAGGCGTGCGGCGGCCGCGTGTCCGGCGCGCCCGATCCGCTGCCGCCGCTGGTCTATACCCGCCAGACCGCGCTCACCCGTGCCGACACCGCGATCGAGGCGCTGGCGCGCGAAGGCGGTGCTCCGGAGGCGATCAGCCGGCTGGTGCAGGGGCGTGCGCGCCTGTTCAAGTCGCGCCCTGTGCTCGGCCGCACCGCGGCGCAGACGCTCGCCGAGGGCCAGGGCACCGCGCGCGACATCGCCCATCTCTTCGCCTCCGCGGTGCGCGTCGCCGGCTATCCGGCGCGCTTCGTCGCCGGCCATTGCCTGGCGTTCAGCAGCGGCCCCGCCGCACGGCCGCACAGCTGGGTGGAAGTGCTGATCGACGATGAATGGATCGCGTTCGATCCGTGCGTCGGCGCGCGCGCCGAAGTCGACTATGTCCGCGTCGCCGCCGGTCTCGACGCCAGCGACGCCACCCCGATCTCGGGCGCGCGCGAGGGCGGCGGCATCGAGATGCTCGACGTCGATGTCGACGTCGAAGTCGAGGATGCGGGTCAGGCGCGACAGCAGCAGAGCTGA
- a CDS encoding arginyltransferase translates to MTAPFRFPRFFVTSPSPCPYLPGRTERKVFTELKGPNAIELNDALGRIGFRRSQSVAYRPNCIGCSACVSVRVVAGAFKANGTQRRLLRRHADLEVTTCKPWSTDEQFDLLSRYLTARHPGGGMADMDEIDYADMVEQTPVESYVIEYREPAPEGGRGRLVGACLTDRQADGLSMIYSYFDAEDEVRPGLGTFIILDHIRRAQAAGLPYVYLGYWVEGAKRMQYKTRFRPIEQLAQGGWQRFEPAEDVEAPSAPPAPGNHGKLVR, encoded by the coding sequence TTGACTGCACCTTTTCGGTTTCCCCGCTTCTTCGTGACCAGCCCTTCCCCCTGCCCGTATCTGCCGGGCCGCACCGAGCGGAAGGTCTTTACCGAGCTGAAGGGTCCGAACGCGATCGAGCTGAACGATGCGCTGGGGCGGATCGGCTTCCGCCGCAGCCAGAGCGTTGCCTATCGTCCCAATTGCATCGGGTGTTCGGCCTGCGTTTCGGTGCGCGTCGTCGCCGGCGCGTTCAAGGCCAACGGCACCCAGCGCCGGCTGCTGCGCCGTCATGCCGATCTCGAGGTCACGACCTGCAAGCCCTGGTCGACCGACGAGCAGTTCGACCTGCTGAGCCGTTACCTGACGGCGCGCCACCCGGGCGGCGGCATGGCCGACATGGACGAGATCGACTATGCCGACATGGTCGAGCAGACCCCGGTCGAATCCTATGTGATCGAATATCGCGAACCCGCGCCGGAGGGTGGCCGCGGCCGGCTGGTCGGGGCCTGCCTCACCGATCGCCAGGCCGATGGCCTCTCGATGATCTACAGCTATTTCGATGCGGAGGATGAGGTCCGCCCCGGCCTCGGTACCTTCATCATCCTCGATCATATCCGCCGCGCGCAGGCCGCGGGGCTGCCCTATGTCTATCTCGGCTATTGGGTCGAGGGCGCCAAGCGCATGCAGTACAAGACCCGTTTCCGCCCGATCGAGCAGCTGGCGCAGGGCGGCTGGCAGCGTTTCGAGCCGGCGGAGGATGTCGAGGCACCGTCCGCGCCGCCGGCGCCGGGCAATCACGGGAAACTGGTGCGCTAG
- a CDS encoding copper resistance protein NlpE N-terminal domain-containing protein yields MRRLIVASLLLLAACGETSAPSDSAEDSLGAADAAPGDSGNAADAPAPVALQTREPTWFYRDDPGGGLALYGEAGGQGQFAIRCDRRGRRLLLQRAAGGTDAAELTLTVDGSETRYAARARGGGTPRLEAAAALDDDAIDRLLGAGTLAVDATGTQPLQLPVNGTVRRVIESCRAPVRQAAVADGARFQGSLPCADCAGVDLVLSFTARGPETERYRLERRRRDGGTDLTEGSVELIGEGDAQSYQLTPDNGDAPIMMTRGADGALLFPSDTGDGGTVRLTPGS; encoded by the coding sequence ATGCGCCGCCTGATCGTCGCTTCGCTGCTGCTGCTCGCCGCTTGCGGCGAGACGTCCGCCCCGTCCGATTCCGCCGAGGACAGCCTCGGCGCGGCCGATGCCGCGCCGGGCGATAGCGGCAACGCTGCCGACGCACCCGCACCCGTTGCGCTGCAAACACGCGAGCCGACCTGGTTCTATCGCGACGATCCCGGCGGCGGGCTCGCGCTCTATGGCGAAGCGGGCGGTCAGGGGCAGTTCGCGATCCGCTGCGACCGACGCGGCCGCCGCTTGCTGCTGCAGCGCGCAGCGGGCGGCACCGATGCCGCCGAACTGACGCTCACCGTCGATGGCAGCGAGACGCGCTATGCGGCGCGCGCGCGCGGCGGCGGCACACCGCGGCTGGAAGCGGCCGCCGCGCTCGACGACGATGCGATCGACCGGCTGCTCGGCGCCGGCACCCTCGCGGTCGACGCGACCGGCACGCAGCCGCTGCAACTGCCGGTCAACGGCACCGTGCGCCGCGTGATCGAAAGCTGCCGCGCACCCGTCCGCCAGGCGGCGGTGGCCGATGGCGCGCGGTTCCAGGGCAGCCTGCCCTGCGCCGACTGCGCGGGCGTCGATCTGGTGCTGAGCTTTACCGCGCGCGGCCCCGAGACCGAGCGCTACCGGCTCGAACGCCGCCGCCGCGACGGCGGCACCGACCTCACCGAAGGCAGCGTCGAGCTGATCGGCGAGGGGGATGCCCAAAGCTATCAGCTCACGCCCGACAATGGCGATGCGCCGATCATGATGACGCGCGGCGCGGATGGCGCGCTGCTGTTCCCGTCCGACACCGGCGATGGCGGCACCGTGCGGCTGACGCCCGGATCCTGA
- a CDS encoding peptidase: protein MTYCVGLLTRAGMVMIADTRTNAGIDNISIYRKLHILQDNEDRLMAIASAGNLSVTQSMLSMLTEGLPPVEEGGVARTLAGVPTMFRAAQLVGEAVRAASYSVGATLSGTGINAGISLLLGGRIHDGPLHLYMIYGEGNFIECSPDSPFLQIGELKYGKPILDRALAYDTELDEAVKVGLISFDSTLRSNLSVGRPFDLLVVPSDATRPDIRLRISEDDAYFDMLSSEWGRLLNESRAAIPVPPFMKAV from the coding sequence ATGACCTATTGCGTCGGGCTGCTCACCCGCGCCGGCATGGTGATGATCGCGGATACGCGCACCAATGCCGGCATCGACAACATCTCGATCTACCGCAAGCTGCACATCTTGCAGGATAATGAGGACCGGCTGATGGCGATCGCCTCGGCCGGCAACCTCTCCGTCACCCAGTCGATGCTCTCGATGCTCACCGAGGGGCTGCCGCCGGTGGAAGAGGGCGGCGTTGCGCGCACATTGGCCGGCGTGCCGACGATGTTCCGCGCCGCGCAACTCGTTGGCGAGGCGGTCCGCGCCGCGAGCTATTCGGTGGGCGCCACGCTCAGCGGCACCGGCATCAACGCCGGCATTTCGCTGCTGCTCGGCGGCCGCATCCATGACGGACCGCTCCACCTCTACATGATCTATGGCGAGGGCAATTTCATCGAGTGCAGCCCCGACAGCCCCTTCCTCCAGATCGGCGAGCTCAAATATGGCAAGCCCATCCTCGACCGCGCGCTCGCCTATGACACCGAGCTCGACGAGGCGGTGAAGGTCGGGCTGATCTCGTTCGACAGCACCCTGCGCTCCAACCTGTCGGTCGGCCGCCCGTTCGACCTGCTCGTCGTGCCGTCGGACGCGACCAGGCCGGATATCCGCCTGAGAATCAGCGAGGACGACGCCTATTTCGACATGCTCTCGTCCGAATGGGGCCGGTTGCTCAACGAGAGCCGCGCGGCGATCCCGGTGCCGCCGTTCATGAAGGCGGTGTGA
- a CDS encoding alpha-E domain-containing protein, with protein MLSRTASCLYWLGRYIERADFTARLVEATVRLDALSAQPAGEVAWMSALLVTDADAAFMATGEKLTPQNVSRFLTLSTEHPGSIINCLDRARDNARSVRTALTREAWSAINRAWIISHGRASPGGTQATLNLVDQTKAEVRSFEGALHRMMRNQASWFIRLGQAIERADNTARLLDVKYHILLPEGEYVGGTMDRDQWTTILQTVSAVTAYRWLYSEGLTPSRVTELLVLRRELPLSIAGAAEEVVELLSALGKRTGLQGEADRMARARLSKLGATRVGDVVSRGLHEFLEAFIIENAALDGAIGRQFRFV; from the coding sequence ATGCTGTCGCGCACCGCCTCCTGCCTCTACTGGCTCGGCCGCTATATCGAGCGCGCCGATTTCACCGCGCGCCTGGTCGAGGCCACCGTCCGGCTCGATGCGCTGTCCGCGCAGCCCGCCGGCGAGGTCGCGTGGATGAGCGCGCTGCTCGTCACCGATGCCGATGCCGCCTTCATGGCGACGGGGGAGAAGCTGACGCCGCAGAATGTCAGTCGCTTCCTCACGCTTTCGACCGAGCACCCCGGATCGATCATCAACTGCCTCGATCGCGCGCGCGACAATGCCCGCTCGGTGCGCACCGCGCTGACCCGCGAGGCGTGGAGCGCAATCAACCGCGCCTGGATCATCTCGCACGGCCGCGCGAGCCCCGGGGGCACGCAGGCGACGCTCAACCTCGTCGACCAGACCAAGGCGGAAGTGCGCAGCTTCGAAGGCGCGCTGCACCGCATGATGCGCAACCAGGCGAGCTGGTTCATCCGCCTCGGCCAGGCGATCGAACGCGCGGACAACACCGCGCGCCTGCTCGACGTCAAATATCATATCCTGCTGCCCGAGGGCGAATATGTCGGCGGCACGATGGACCGCGACCAGTGGACGACGATCCTCCAGACCGTCTCCGCCGTCACCGCCTATCGCTGGCTCTATTCGGAAGGGCTCACGCCCAGCCGGGTGACCGAATTGCTGGTGCTGCGCCGCGAACTGCCGCTGTCGATCGCCGGCGCCGCCGAGGAGGTGGTCGAATTGCTGAGCGCGCTCGGCAAGCGCACCGGGCTGCAGGGAGAGGCGGACCGGATGGCGCGCGCGCGGCTGAGCAAGCTGGGCGCGACCAGAGTGGGTGACGTCGTCAGCCGCGGCCTGCATGAGTTCCTCGAGGCCTTCATCATCGAGAACGCCGCGCTCGACGGTGCGATCGGCCGCCAGTTCAGGTTCGTCTGA
- a CDS encoding circularly permuted type 2 ATP-grasp protein — protein MAGPRAFDEIWGNSAGGSARSGFAPITRWMEETPAAELQRRQQAAEAAFRQLGITFAVYGEEDAAERIIPFDIVPRMFTWSEWSRLSDGLVQRVQALNAFLDDIYGERRILKEGVVPPELILTNPQFRPEAAGTKPPHGIYSHICGIDLVRTGPDQFWVLEDNARTPSGVSYMLENREAMIRLCPELFRQFRVAAVDSYPDRLLATMRSVAPRATAADPVCVILTPGRFNSAYYEHSFLADNLGIELVEAADLMVDDDIVWMRTITGPVKVDVIYRRIDDDFLDPLVFRPDSLLGVPGLMAAYRAGNVTLVNAPGTGIADDKAIYSYMPEIVRFYSGGEALLPNVETWRCREPQALNYVLDNLSELVVKLVDGSGGYGMLVGPTASRQEIETFRAALIAEPHRYIAQPTLALSTVPTLTDEGVAPRHVDFRPFVLTGANGVDIVPGGLTRVALKKGSLVVNSSQGGGTKDSFVLLDEGAAG, from the coding sequence ATGGCGGGGCCTAGGGCGTTCGACGAAATCTGGGGCAACAGCGCCGGAGGGAGTGCAAGATCGGGTTTCGCGCCGATCACGCGGTGGATGGAAGAAACGCCGGCCGCCGAGTTGCAGCGACGCCAGCAGGCGGCGGAGGCGGCCTTCCGCCAGCTCGGCATCACCTTCGCGGTCTATGGCGAGGAGGATGCGGCGGAACGGATCATCCCGTTCGACATCGTGCCGCGTATGTTCACGTGGAGCGAATGGTCGAGGCTGTCCGACGGACTGGTCCAGCGCGTGCAGGCGCTCAACGCCTTTCTCGACGATATCTATGGCGAGCGCCGTATCCTCAAGGAAGGCGTGGTACCGCCCGAACTGATCCTCACCAACCCGCAATTCCGGCCAGAGGCGGCCGGCACCAAGCCGCCGCACGGCATCTATTCGCACATCTGCGGCATCGACCTGGTCCGCACCGGGCCCGACCAGTTCTGGGTGCTGGAAGACAATGCGCGCACCCCCTCCGGCGTCTCCTACATGCTGGAGAATCGCGAGGCGATGATCCGGCTGTGCCCCGAACTGTTCCGCCAGTTCCGCGTCGCCGCGGTCGACAGCTATCCCGACCGGCTGCTGGCGACGATGCGCTCGGTCGCGCCGCGCGCCACCGCCGCCGATCCGGTCTGCGTGATCCTGACGCCGGGCCGCTTCAACTCGGCCTATTACGAGCACAGCTTCCTCGCCGACAATCTCGGCATCGAGCTGGTCGAGGCGGCCGACCTGATGGTCGACGACGACATCGTCTGGATGCGCACCATCACCGGCCCGGTGAAGGTGGACGTGATCTATCGCCGCATCGACGATGACTTCCTCGACCCCCTCGTCTTCCGCCCCGATTCGCTGCTGGGCGTGCCCGGGCTGATGGCGGCCTATCGCGCCGGCAACGTCACATTGGTCAACGCGCCCGGCACCGGCATCGCCGACGACAAGGCGATCTACAGCTATATGCCGGAGATCGTGCGCTTCTATTCGGGCGGCGAGGCGCTGCTGCCCAATGTCGAGACGTGGCGCTGCCGCGAGCCGCAGGCGCTGAACTATGTGCTCGACAATCTTTCCGAGCTGGTGGTGAAGCTGGTCGACGGCTCGGGCGGCTATGGCATGCTCGTCGGTCCGACCGCTTCCAGGCAGGAGATCGAGACGTTCCGCGCTGCGCTGATCGCCGAGCCGCACCGCTATATCGCGCAGCCGACATTGGCGCTTTCGACCGTACCGACCCTGACCGACGAGGGGGTCGCCCCGCGCCACGTCGATTTCCGGCCGTTCGTGCTGACCGGCGCCAACGGCGTCGACATCGTTCCGGGCGGGCTCACCCGCGTGGCGCTGAAGAAGGGATCGCTGGTGGTCAATTCCAGCCAGGGCGGCGGCACCAAGGACAGCTTCGTGCTGCTCGACGAAGGGGCGGCCGGCTGA